The Lates calcarifer isolate ASB-BC8 linkage group LG14, TLL_Latcal_v3, whole genome shotgun sequence genome has a segment encoding these proteins:
- the znf219 gene encoding LOW QUALITY PROTEIN: zinc finger protein 219 (The sequence of the model RefSeq protein was modified relative to this genomic sequence to represent the inferred CDS: deleted 2 bases in 2 codons) — protein MDSPPECVLSLSCEQPQSPPTLPSLDHSPQALSPHTQISLPDSPAVLPIHSPEPSPQSPDTTPYFPLSPFPLHEDSNNNHHNVDGEDDEEGLDGVPPSPTPAVALFPGGGGQEAGCSPCLDTSPPATPSAPLLGFGALELALSSGPSGNCNDELDLQLFQKDTVTRAIPGVGGASSGPALRFPCHVCGKRFRFQSILSLHARAHSLDRDRRASALYRSGLPSAPLKQHLKVQQNHKDIIQNHKSHTNQRLLPGTLIQHLTEEEDVDGEVKDLDEGLQTEHNPNFLLDDSTPLTPPLTEDPVSVTSPYSSSIVEGASTPIAPTFRCHACKGKFRTASELARHVRILHNPYKCTLCPFSASQEESLASHLQECHPSPEVSALPPAFNSRPIIATPDTPVPTPTHTPAPTPSIPQTTSAATAAASSSLPAFRCDTCGQRFTQSWFLKGHMRKHKDSLDHKCQVCGRGFKEPWFLKNHMKVHLNKLGLKAGLGTLGGPGSAEQQAKGSASSQSLNALYSSLLLAQRGGGRGGQARSERDTGGRMGMGSSKSAILGYLGLPSDGSGASCMERLQAVAQVAEMGNGGGGIGGTGGGDPGRGGGASRGTGDTAASVSEGGDQATWWQLVARSLAVAQQQQRPQQRGQQQGQRGPGRSSVITEADQVRAYLGGLDPREESGGAGGPWECPDCGKLFRSLQQVVVHARVHTQRPQKGGGGEDEGSGNRRGAGLGRAGGGEVRQESQLHGGGSQQTGEMRQESKLHCGGSQQAGAATGFHSVISSFKGENGLTAVSSIPSVPIRERVRGRGIKDCPYCGKAFRSSHHLKVHLRVHTGERPYKCPHCDYAGTQSGSLKYHLQRHHREQRNALSASSNSSSAGLTSTINSLTSGQSGLVKQRRSQINHCPVNRAPTDTPSSRPSQQSWLLGIPDQQEHRKALAALRDVDLETQYRYLSGVMGALYQGGMEGGWIRESPPPKTPKVSRRKPLTTSRMVQPSSDKEGPAPSTQEGGFEPLDLSRRPSPGLGGMEENGVMSVGEGGGVDGGDHSSGVKLSQCLFCPFRTSSAELMAMHLQVNHTSKSRRKRSSSTTLDDDGAPKITKPLTDHSELDSLGIWRHVSEAESQAPLEEWPSTQAQTLNGLFEDKTEHMDDVLDHPDSNVASVSKNVRHGLGLKEKLEEEDEEQEEELEENLENSSLEDSQDQDLRMSLALSPALSSNHMMGEEDRVLTD, from the exons ATGGATTCTCcaccagagtgtgtgttgtctctttCTTGTGAGCAGCCCCAGTCTCCCCCAACACTGCCGTCCCTGGACCACAGTCCCCAGGCGTTGTCTCCTCACACCCAGATCTCTCTACCTGACAGCCCAGCTGTCCTGCCCATTCACAGCCCCGAACCCTCTCCCCAGAGCCCGGACACCACGCCttatttccccctctctcccttccccctCCACGAGGACAGTAATAACAATCACCACAATGTTGATGGTGAAGATGACGAGGAAGGGCTGGACGGAGTTCCTCCATCCCCGACCCCGGCAGTGGCTCTGTTCCCAGGAGGAGGGGGACAAGAAGCTGGATGCAGCCCTTGTTTGGATACCTCTCCCCCAGCTACACCATCAGCACCACTGCTTGGGTTTGGAGCCCTGGAGCTGGCCCTCTCTTCGGGGCCAAGTGGAAACTGCAAC GATGAGCTAGACCTCCAGCTGTTCCAGAAGGATACTGTTACCAGGGCAATACCTGGAGTGGGAGGGGCCTCATCAGGGCCTGCACTCAGGTTTCCCTGTCACGTTTGTGGGAAGAGATTCCGATTCCAAAGTATTTTGTCTCTTCACGCACGAGCTCACAGTCTGGACCGAGACCGCCGAGCTTCGGCCCTCTACCGGTCTGGACTCCCCTCAGCACCCCTAAAGCAGCACCTCAAGGTCCAACAGAATCACAAAGACATAATCCAGAATCACAAAAGTCACACAAACCAGCGCTTACTGCCAGGGACTCTCATCCAGCATCttacagaggaagaggatgttGATGGTGAGGTCAAAGATCTAGATGAAGGCCTACAGACAGAGCATAATCCAAACTTTTTACTGGATGACAGCACACCATTGACCCCTCCACTTACAGAGGACCCTGTTTCTGTGACCTCTCCCTATTCTTCTTCCATTGTGGAGGGTGCATCTACTCCCATTGCGCCTACATTTCGCTGCCATGCCTGCAAAGGAAAATTCCGCACAGCTTCAGAGTTGGCGCGCCATGTCCGCATTCTCCACAACCCATATAAATGCACTCTTTGTCCTTTCTCTGCCAGCCAAGAAGAAAGCCTGGCATCTCATTTGCAGGAGTGTCACCCTTCTCCTGAGGTATCTGCTCTGCCACCGGCCTTTAATTCCAGGCCCATTATTGCAACCCCTGACACTCCTGTGCCCACCCCGACCCATACCCCAGCTCCAACCCCAAGCATCCCACAGACGACGTCGGCTGCTACAGCAGCTGCATCCTCCTCACTGCCAGCATTTCGCTGTGATACTTGTGGACAGCGCTTTACCCAGTCTTGGTTCCTTAAAGGACACATGCGAAAGCACAAGGACTCCTTGGACCACAAGTGCCAGGTATGTGGCCGTGGTTTCAAGGAGCCTTGGTTTCTCAAAAACCACATGAAAGTACATCTGAACAAGCTTGGGCTGAAAGCTGGGCTGGGAACTCTTGGGGGACCAGGAAGTGCTGAGCAGCAGGCCAAAGGCTCTGCAAGCAGTCAGTCTCTCAATGCCCTCTACTCCAGCCTTCTTCTGGCCCAGCGAGGTGGTGGCAGAGGTGGTCAGGCAAGGTCAGAGAGGGACACTGGAGGCAGAATGGGAATGGGCTCAAGCAAATCAGCCATCCTGGGTTACCTGGGGCTGCCCAGCGATGGCAGTGGGGCCAGCTGCATGGAGAGACTTCAAGCAGTGGCTCAGGTGGCAGAAATGGGAAACGGTGGCGGTGGGATCGGCGGCACAGGAGGAGGGGACccaggaagaggagggggagcaTCTAGAGGCACAGGTGACACTGCAGCATCGGTATCTGAAGGAGGGGACCAGGCAACTTGGTGGCAACTGGTAGCTCGCAGCCTGGCAGttgctcagcagcagcagaggcccCAACAGCGAGGCCAGCAGCAAGGCCAGCGAGGCCCAGGTCGGagctctgtgatcacagaggCTGACCAAGTCAGAGCCTATCTTGGAGGCCTGGATCCAAGAGAGGAgtctggaggagcaggagggccATGGGAATGCCCAGACTGTGGAAAACTATTCCGCAGTTTGCAGCAGGTGGTGGTTCATGCTCGCGTTCACACTCAGAGGCCCCAGAAAGGAGGTGGCGGCGAGGATGAGGGAAGTGGCAATCGTAGAGGAGCTGGGCTTGGAAGAGCAGGTGGCGGCGAAGTGAGACAGGAATCTCAGCTACATGGTGGTGGATCCCAACAAACGggagagatgagacaggaaTCAAAACTGCATTGTGGTGGATCACAACAAGCAGGAGCAGCTACAGGGTTTCACTCTGTCATCTCAAGCTTCAAAG GGGAAAATGGCTTGACAGCAGTCTCCTCCATACCTTCAGTTCCCATCAGGGAGCGAGTGCGTGGTAGAGGGATAAAAGACTGCCCCTACTGTGGTAAAGCTTTCCGCTCTTCACACCATCTCAAAGTGCACCTGAGAGttcacacag GTGAGAGACCCTACAAATGTCCCCACTGTGACTATGCTGGTACCCAGTCTGGCTCGTTGAAGTACCACCTCCAGAGGCATCACAGGGAGCAACGCAATGCCTTGTCAGCCTCCTCAAATTCCTCCTCTGCCGGTCTCACCTCCACTATCAACAGTCTGACCTCTGGA CAGTCTGGGCTGGTAAAGCAGCGCAGATCCCAAATCAACCACTGCCCAGTCAACCGAGCCCCAACAGACACCCCCTCCTCTCGGCCAAGCCAACAGTCCTGGCTTCTAGGCATTCCAGACCAGCAGGAGCATCGAAAGGCCTTGGCAGCTCTAAGGGATGTCGACTTGGAAACCCAATACAGGTATCTGTCTGGGGTGATGGGAGCGCTTTACCAAGGTGGAATGGAAGGAGGATGGATTAGGGAGTCTCCCCCACCGAAGACCCCTAAAGTGTCCCGGCGTAAGCCCCTTACTACTAGCCGAATGGTTCAGCCATCAAGTGACAAGGAAGGGCCTGCACCTTCCACTCAAGAGGGTGGGTTTGAACCCCTGGATCTGTCCCGTCGTCCCTCACCTGGCCTTGGTGGGATGGAGGAAAATGGAGTCATGAGTGtaggggaaggaggaggtgtCGATGGAGGCGATCATTCATCAGGGGTCAAACTGAGCCAGTGTTTGTTCTGCCCTTTCCGAACGTCTTCAGCAGAGCTAATGGCCATGCATCTCCAGGTCAATCACACCAGTAAGTCAAGACGCAAAAGAAGCTCTTCAACTACCTTAGATGATGATGGAGCCCCAAAGATAACCAAGCCCCTAACGGATCACTCCGAACTCGATTCATTGGGGATATGGAGGCATGTAAGTGAGGCTGAGTCCCAGGCACCCCTTGAGGAATGGCCCTCAACCCAGGCCCAGACCCTCAATGGGCTCTTTGAGGATAAAACTGAACATATGGATGATGTTCTTGACCACCCAGACTCCAATGTGGCCTCAGTATCCAAGAATGTGAGACATGGGCTGGGTCTCAAGGAGAAATTggaagaggaggacgaagagCAAGAGGAGGAATTGGAAGAGAATTTGGAGAACAGCAGTCTTGAGGATTCGCAGGATCAGGATCTGAGGATGTCCCTCGCTCTTTCACCAGCCCTGAGCTCCAACCATATGAtgggagaggaggacagagtcttaacagattaa